The Glycine soja cultivar W05 chromosome 15, ASM419377v2, whole genome shotgun sequence region ttgtttaaattcatTCAATTCTCATACTTAAAATTTTTACCTCCAATAGTTAATCACTATGTATCTTTTTTAACAATACAAGTCAATAAACATTAATGAAAacattacttttaaattatttgaaactAAGGAAAATGTATCATCTCATTAGAAACCAAATTCCAACAAACATTTGgtacaaacttttttttctttcctaatgTTGCACAATGGTGCGTCTCAATCTCTACACTCAACGGTAGAAGCTCATGTGCCTCAATTATATTGtagttgtttaaaaaaattatattgtagtAACAAGGTATTAaaaccaataataaaaaaaaaactctgtaTGCATATAACCTTTTGAGACTGAGACCGGATGCATAACTCATGATAATTGAACAATTAATTTCTTCATTGTCCCCATAGTGTGACCGAAAACCATTTCTCATAAGTATTAAGCAATCTCTCATTAGGTCTCTTAGTTGAGACATAAAGCCATTACTTGCTCAGGTTGACTTGGCCCCAATCAGACATGAAGACATAACTAAATGCAAAACTCAAAGATCTATAAAAGACACAGTTCAACGTGCTCCCCGTCTATCATTTACTTCTTTGAATCTACATTTCCTCAAGATGCATCCTCTAGTGTTCATGGTGTTCATGTTATTAGCCTTATACTCTCCTTCTTCTATATCCACTAGAGAAGCCGGTGAAGGCCTAAGGGGTTTCAGCATCGACCTTATCCATCGTGACTCACCATTGTCACCCTTTTACAACCCTTCACTCACTCCATCAGAACGCATCACAAACGCTGCCTTACGCTCCGGTTCTCGATTAAACCGAGTATCACACTTCCTAGATGAAAACAATCTACCCGAATCTCTTCTAATCCCAGAAAATGGTGAATATCTCATGACATTATACATTGGTACCCCTCCCGTGGAAAGGCTTGCTATTGCAGACACAGGAAGTGATCTCATTTGGGTACAATGTTCCCCTTGCCAAAATTGTTTCCCCCAAGACACCCCATTGTTTGAACCCCTCAAGTCTTCCACATTCAAGGCTGCGACATGTGATTCACAACCTTGCACATCAGTTCCACCTAGCCAACGTCAATGTGGAAAAGTAGGTCAGTGCATATATAGTTACAGTTATGGTGACAAATCATTCACCGTTGGAGTAGTGGGCACTGAAACCCTAAGTTTTGGTTCCACGGGTGATGCACAAACCGTTTCATTTCCTAGCTCTATTTTCGGGTGTGGAGTGTACAATAATTTCACATTTCATACAAGTGACAAAGTCACAGGTTTAGTGGGTCTTGGGGGAGGACCATTGTCACTAGTGTCACAACTAGGTCCTCAAATTGGTTACAAATTCTCGTATTGTTTGCTTCCTTTTTCTTCAAATTCCACTAGCAAATTGAAATTTGGGAGTGAAGCAATAGTAACCACAAATGGGGTTGTGTCCACCCCCCTCATAATCAAACCCTTGTTTCCAAGCTTTTACTTCCTCAACCTCGAAGCCGTCACCATTGGACAGAAGGTGGTGCCAACGGGTCGAACCGATGGCAACATAATCATTGACTCAGGCACGGTGTTGACGTATCTTGAACAAACCTTTTACAACAATTTTGTGGCTTCGTTGCAAGAAGCCCTTAGTGTTGAGTCAGCGCAAGATCTTCCATTTCCGTTCAAGTTTTGTTTTCCATATCGTGACATGACTATTCCTGTTATTGCGTTTCAATTTACCGGAGCTAGTGTTGCACTGCAGCCTAAGAACCTTCTCATTAAGTTGCAAGATAGGAACATGCTTTGCTTGGCGGTGGTGCCAAGCTCACTAAGTGGAATTTCCATCTTTGGAAATGTTGCACAGTTTGATTTTCAAGTGGTGTACGATCTCGAAGGGAAGAAAGTTTCTTTTGCTCCTACGGATTGCActaaagtttaattaattaattaattaaaatatataaaagaaattaaagaaaatgtttAACTTGTTGCTTCTTTTCAATAATAACCGATTCATTGCTAAATTCGAAAGgggatattttattttctatgataTATAGGTATGTTTGTCCTTTGAAATGCTTGAAACAATGTTTGTAGCAAATAAACTTTGTTAGGGCTGGGATTTGCTGTACGGGTACCGGTTAAAATACTTCTTGAATTCTTATGGTAAAAATGTCTTGTATTTATTGTACATGATTGGTACCTCAATCTGAGCTATAGATATACGATTTTTTTATTCGGTCAAAGAAAGATATATTTATGTAGAGTGATGATGATATATATAtggacatcaatattttttatacacctAACAAATATCTTACCTTTCTTTCTATCTCTATATCTTAAATTATATTACCTATAAAATCTATACtttttcacttttatctttctccGAAAgtgtacatctatattttttcatttatgtaaGTGTAAGTTCAAGGGTAAAATGAGAGCAAGTAAAATACAAAATCCCAAGATCCCAAAACTTGTATACAAGACCCAAGTAGATACGTTACTCGAGCTATCCAATCCCACGAAAATAGCTGCTATTCAGAAAGTGATCTGTCACCCCAAGACCAGCTGCAGACAATTAATGTAGACATTTGCATAGGAAAAAAATGCAAATAGAtataataagtgatatgataatatgatataataacaaaaaagaaataaaaaatgttaataaaatgtttaaaataataatgttcaaatatcattaattgGCTAATGTGGTCACAGCAAGCATAAGACATCCTATCCCAGCATCAATAACTTAAGGTTATCAAAGAACCCCTCACATATTCTAACCAAACCAGAAATACTCCCATGCCATCCGTTGTGGCACCTTTGATTGAGATGCCCATCCTTCACATCACTGCCATTGAAATGGTGTACAACCAAGTAACagatttttaattcttatactgTGATACTCTAGTCAGATGCTATACCCTTCAGACCTTGTTTCAGGAATTCACATAATTCAAACACAGTATTGGATTTGTGCTCCAATCTTAAAAAGAGATATTCATCCAGGCATTGATCCTCTGAACACCTCATTTCTATGCTTCCATATGGATCGTGCTGTTGCACCCACAACACGACCATgctttgttacttttttttgttaatcccCAGTAAACTATGTTGCATGAAGTGCTCCTTCGTGTCTTTAGGAAGGGCTAGCTAGCTGTATACCCACTACTACAAATTACACATTTTGCAACATTTATGGGGATTTTTTACTcaaaagggattttttttttggtatttttcatataaaattgattttaaattaactaCTAAAAGAAATAAGTCATAACAGGTTTTGAGTTAAAAATCATAATACTTATTACGACTTCAATTCTCTAACTAAAatcgtaaataattttataaattcagtataattttttttacgacttcaaaatcaaaattgtaacccaatgaaaaaaaaacccttttggAAAAAAATCCCATTgggtaacatttttaaaaatgttaccattgtttattaaatacagtttttttaacatttattataaCAAATGTTGCTATtggttattaaatataatatttcaacAAATGTTGCTATTGCTTGTTAACAAATGTTACCAAACGCAACTCCACGGCACCTCTACTCCATCCAACACAAAATTAATGATTCTTATCCTCAAAAAACTTACCGAGTTTACGTTTATAAAGTCTACtcaaaatctattaaaaaatatttatctaaaaaaaataaataaacttataagTCTCAACATAAAGGCCTAACGAGAAATTGTTTAATACTTATGAGAAATGGTTTTCGGTCTCAATAGGGggtaatgaagaaattaattgTTTAATAATCATGAAACATGCATCGTTCACAGTCCGAAAaggttatatatttttgtttacgTACGGTATTTAAGAGTGAGGttagttttcttttctaatttatttttgttatatacaaTATTTTAATGATGATTATTATCTTTTAGGAATGGTGAAAATTGTAGCATTTAtgcttttgatcttttattattcatttattatttttataatttgatatatattaaaagggtAAAATTAAACCCAATTaccttcaaataattaaaaacttataaattgGACATGTCCATTACATTCTCCTTTTTCAACTCATAAATTCTGAGTTTCACCTCATTTTGTCCAAAACAATAACCAAAAGTCTATATATTGCAAAACtcaaaaaatctataaatagagCCACTTCAACGTGCTTCCCCTTTATCCTTTATTACTTctgtaaaattacatttctcCAACATGCATCCTTGGGTGTTCATGATTTTAGCTTTATTCTCACTTTCTACTTTATCCTCTAGAGAAGCCCGTGAAGGCCTAAGGGGCTTCAGCGTTGACCTTATCCACCGTGACTCACCTTCATCACCCTTTTACAATCCTTCACTCACCCCATCAGAACGCATCATAAACGCTGCCTTGCGCTCCATGTCTCGATTACAACGAGTATCCCATTTTCTAGATGAAAACAAACTACCCGAATCTCTTCTAATCCCAGACAAAGGTGAATACCTAATGAGATTTTACATCGGTTCCCCTCCCGTGGAAAGGCTTGCTATGGTAGACACAGGGAGTAGTCTCATTTGGCTGCAATGTTCCCCCTGTCATAATTGCTTCCCCCAAGAAACCCCTTTGTTTGAACCCCTCAAATCTTCCACTTACAAGTATGCGACATGTGACTCACAACCTTGCACATTACTCCAACCTAGCCAACGTGATTGTGGAAAACTAGGTCAGTGCATATATGGATGCATGTACGGTGACAAATCATTCTCCGTTGGAATACTGGGCACCGAAACCCTAAGTTTTGGTTCCACGGGTGGTGCACAAACTGTTTCATTTCCTAACACTATTTTCGGGTGTGGAGTGGACAATAATTTCACAATTTATACTAGCAATAAAGTCATGGGTATAGCGGGTCTTGGTGCAGGACCATTGTCGCTAGTGTCACAACTAGGAGCTCAAATTGGTCACAAATTCTCCTATTGTTTGCTTCCTTACGATTCAACCTCCACCAGCAAATTGAAATTTGGGAGCGAAGCAATAATAACTACAAATGGGGTTGTGTCCACTCCCCTCATAATCAAACCCTCTTTGCCTACCTATTACTTCCTCAACCTTGAAGCCGTCACCATTGGACAAAAGGTGGTGTCAACGGGTCAAACTGATGGCAACATAGTCATTGATTCGGGGGCACCCTTGACGTATCTTGAAAACACCTTTTACAACAACTTTGTGGCTTCGTTGCAAGAAACCCTTGGTGTTAAGTTGCTGCAAGATCTTCCATCACCCCTAAAGACTTGTTTTCCAAATCGTGCCAACTTGGCTATCCCTGATATTGCGTTTCAATTTACTGGAGCTAGTGTTGCACTGAGGCCTAAGAATGTTCTTATTCCGCTCACAGATAGCAACATACTTTGCTTGGCGGTGGTGCCCAGCTCAGGAATTGGGATTTCCATCTTTGGAAGTATTGCACAGTATGATTTTCAAGTGGAGTACGATCTCGAAGGGAAAAAAGTTTCTTTTGCTCCTACGGATTGTGctaaagtttaattaattaattaattaaaacaaaacaaaacaaaaaagtttaaCGTGTGGCTTCTTTCCACTAAGAACCGATGGTGTGCTAGGTTTGAAAGGggatattttactttttgtgaTTGGAATGTTGGTCCTTTAAAAtgcttgaaacaatgttttagcAAATAGACTCTAATTTGTTAAGGTAAGGATTTCATGCATGTATGTTTAATGGTTAAAATACTCCTTTactcttttaataaaatttgtcttTTTGATTAAAACAATGTGCATAACTAATTAGTAGCTTAATCTTTGCTAtaaaagaatagaaaacaatACCTCAAACTAAGTAGTATACGGTAATATATAGTGTGTTTCTGGGTGGGAGATATTGGCTAACATCCTCTCAAATTAATAGGCTCAAAAAAGTATTAAGCGGAGTTATAGATCAAAGGCAAAGTGTGTTTTTGGGTGGGAGATACTTGTTACATAGTGTGCTAGTGGCTAATGAAGTTGTTGAGGAGGCAAGAAGGAAGAACAAAAAGTGTTTTATTTTCTAGGTAGATTAATTATGAGAGAGCTTATGATTTAGTatgttgagattttttgttatatattcttCAAAGGTTAGGAATTCAAGAAAAGTGAATTATGTGGATTAGAGGGTCGTGCTTGATGAGTAGTAAGGTATCGATATTGGTGAATGGAAGTCGCATAGGTGAGTTTCAAGTGATGAAGGGGTACAAACAAGGAGAttcatttactctttttttttactattgttGTGGAAGGCTTATGTGAAATCATGAGTGAAGCTATGGAGAAGAACCTCTTCTCTAGTTTTTGTGTGAGAGATAAGGATGTGCAAGTATATTTATTGCAATATGCGGACGACACTCTTTTTGTGGGGGAGGCAACCTTATCTAATGTGGTAACTATTAAAAACATTCACTACTATAAAATTGACCTTTAACATTTTTATGGAcatttaacattgattttgaaccaatgttaaaataaTCGTCGTTAAAAGTATACCatttttaacattggttatatAAATCAATGTTGAAATTCACTATACAACATTAATTATCCCCAAAAGCGATGTTACATAGTAGTAAATagccaaaaaaagtaaaaacaacatcggttcaaGAAAAATCGATGTCGTAATGCACCATACAACATTGATTCtgtcaaaatcgatgttgtataatacttacaacatcaattttggtcaaaatcgatgttgtataaCACAATAGAACATTTGTTTTAacataattgatattttttttgcattatttttttgtaatattttgtttgtttattaaatGAATCCAAACCTGCAAATTAAAAGCAGAACCAATCCAGGCCAGAACCAAACCAATTCAAGCAGTATATATTATACTTAAATTATTGTTGAATAAATACAATAATCTCaatacataaatatcatctataACCTAAGTTAAACATAACTCTaacaattctaaaattacttaaacactTAGTGCTTCATTTCTAACTCTTAGTAAACATTTCACCTACTGAATGCCAATTGCCTTTATTCTTTTTGGATCAGTAAAAATTTACatcatataataaaacataacttaaatagtgtaaataataacaactataacaaatgaaaatagttatgaagtaaataattatcattttccaATTATCGTTTCTTCTGGGCTGCTTACTCCtattgtttcttttgtttttccttcattAACTTTTGTTCAAAAAAGTCATAACCCCTACGAGACAACACTTTAGGAGCAGTGCTTTGTTTTTGGATGGATTGCACATTCTTTCTAACATCCTTGAGAATTAgacaatatgttaaaaaaaatattgaaatcaattataaatgttaatttCAAAACAACAACCATAACTAACCTCTTATGAAGGGTCTCTAGGACTTTAACAAAATCAGTTCCATTTATCTTTGCTAATACTATACTTCTCACAGACTTTTCCATCATCGTCATCCTTGCCTTCTGCTAAAGCCCATTTAGAGGTCAAATCGCACTTAAATTGCCTTCAACGCTTTCCTATAGTCTAGAGGATTTTCTTCTTCGTCCTTCTATCGAATGCTTTaggaatatcaaattcagccttAGATACAAAATGACATGTAAGAAttagtgaataaaaaaatgtgttggtTTAATACATCCTATTACCATAACATACAATGTTTAATTGAAATACATGAATGTCCTCCTAAATCAAATTCTTATGAGCTGTAGGAACCTGTTTCCAATTAACATATGTAGCATCCAACTTGTCTCAAGCGATGACCCCCCAAATAGgtccttaatttctttttgaatGGACCATCAGCTTTCCTAGTGGTAGGATCCACATGAACCAATGATCTCTCTACCCCCACAGGTCTGGCAGACAATGATTTGAGCCATGTGGCTTTTTTAGTCCTCTTCGACATAGACAGTGAAAGTGATGGATGACTTAGGAAGAGGGGATCTCGGTGGTGTAGCTATGTGCCTATTAagacaacattaattaaattcaactCAAAAAGTATTATAAGTTATGCAATTGTAAATATGGAAACAAGtatacataaaaaatgattaCATTATATGATGCTAATTAATTTCCTTTCATCGTGATCATTACAATTTGCATGTACGTCGCCTACTTCATCTTCTCAATTGATGGTACGCATGTGTGTGGAGAAAGGAGTGTGACAAGTAGGAAGggttgaatcatcatcttcaagatTAACACCAATGGTTTTTTTTGTATAGAATCGCTGActacctttcatcacaaggatctAGGACCTAAAACACCTGTTTGGCTTGTTCTGCCAGGTTGAAAGGCTCATTCTTATAAgcaagtttctttagatctaccaaagtaaatataaaatcatcGGTTCGCACACTGATATTGCTATCAACCCACTTACACTTAAAAACACACACATtgaatttaacataattaagctcccaaatttcttcaatgactTCCAAGTAAGGCATGGATGTCAGACGGGGATTGTCATCATTTACAGTAACAATATGTTGGGATTCAGCCTTAAGACTAACCACACTACTTTGCATTGTATTCTTGTCATCTTGTGATTTGGTGTAGAATGAATACTTATTGATATTGTATCCCTGCCAAGTCCAAACATTTCGTTTAGGTTCATTTGCTAACTTCCTTAAAATTCCAAAAGCATTGTCGTCACTAAACATTCCAGAAGCATTGTCATCACTTTCATTGTCTATGTCGAAGAggactaaaaaatttattcttggTCATTTTTTGGTTACTTTCCTTCACTAAGGTTTTGTGACTAATTATGTATGACATAGCTTCCTTAgtgttattcaatatatataaatgcgcTTGATTCAATTCCTCTAGACCCAAAGTTATGACATTCAGTCCTCATGAAGTCTTACCTCctactcttctttcttctcaatcctatattatctacaaatttgttttttttatgagaaagaCAACCTATAAAATTCTAGGAGAAGATAATTGTTTATccttatgtaataaaaaaaatatatgatttaagATTGAATCACATGAAATATATTCTCAGTAGATTTGGCTAATCaaatctttcttcatttttttctactcaattatatgaatttatctaattattcaaattatctaatattttattttctttcaagataTATTAAGATAAAACATGATAAGATTTAAATCATTCTCAATcatcacaaatttaaatataacaaatatcTTATTCAAACTAGATATACAAtgttatattattatacaataattatctatacaataataatcttttaatccttttaattatgatatgaaGATGTCACactttcttttataattataaaatagtcTCATTAATCTTATATCAAGCACCTAATCTTTTTCATCGATAAAACAATTGTTTAgctcaatcaattttaaataaagtaattaaaatagacATAGTTATTATTCATTCAATAATTTCAACGatatttaatatatcataatacaagtatttcatatatatatatatatatatatatatatattatcataatcattttaattcaaacaaactcttacactaatattttttaaaactaaaactaataaaaattattatattaaaaattgtagGATCCAGTTGAGTTTGATGAAACCCAATGACTCGAGCCAAGTTGGTCCGACTTTACTTGGTTggttttttttagttcctaaaatatgttaaattgttaataactaattattgaataacataatatgtttttataatattattttatttttcttgataacaatatataataactaattattatgTATTGATCATGATATGgtataatatttatatgttttatacattttcatcaaattcatttataatcatccgataacttttatatttaatcctagaaaataaaagttttcttaattatttaatgacaatatgcacaaaataatttatataataaatgattatataatttttataatttgatcatgataatatatttaattttagagcataaaaatctgaaataataatattttattagttatattatatattttaattttttaatttataaattggaTTAATCGAATTAATAATTGACTTGGTTAAACTTCTATCTCATTATTGACTCAGTGTTTCGACCAATGAATGGATCACGCGGCAGTTTTCATAACATTGCCTGAGACGGACAAATCCATAATTTAGCCATTGGTTCTTTAATTCCAAAGAGAACCAGTAAGGTGTTTCTGTTCACTGTATTCCTCTGGTTGAAAGTCAGACAAACTAGCTGATGTTGTCCCTGAGGCTTTGGTTCTCTTCTTTAGCCACTCACAACACCCTTTCATGTTCTTCGCGAAGATCCTTGTTTTTGGTTCCTCATCAAATACTCAACAACAACACCCTAATAAGCAACACCTCCAAAATTCTTAGTTGCTGCTATGAGAAACCCATTAAGCAAAATGGGATTTTTTCAGTTGCCAGTGACCtccaatcttcttctttttcttcttccttccccaAAGATTCTCCCTTTTCAGGTACCCATTTCCATTTAGGCTAAAAACAATGTTGCCTTTGTGACACTGACATGAACCCATATGCATAATCTTGTACTCATTCCCTTGCCATGTTTTGCAGGATTGGAGGATGCTTTGGTGAGTTATCTCTTTGGGAAGAAGAGGGCAACTGACATTGCTCACATGTATGtactaattgaaaattgaaatgcttctgttttcaaaatttctgcttGATTTTTCCATTTTTCAGGTTAGTATTTGGGGGGAAAAGTCAGTTTGTTGTCTAGgacttattttcaattttgagttgTTATTGTTTCTTCTAATAGAGGGGcagattaaaatttcaaattttttgtacatgctgttttttttttctctttttctcaacCATGGCTGATACTGATATGCTAATATAGAACTATTATGTCAGCTTTATTTGTTGtcacaaataatcatataaataatttttatttttaattttaaggtaTGCATAGGCGGATGTTTTACGAGAGCCTGATACTAGAAAGTTACATTGTATATGATTCATTATGATTATTTACGTGAGTGTTAGACTTGGAATTGATCTTATGCTGCATTTGTATCACAGAGTCACAAAATGCTGAGCAATTTAACTTTTTGTAGTCTAAAATTCTAATAATTTGTGGCAAAATTCTCTTTGTTATATAATTTGGATGGCCTCTGCTATATCCATTTCAGTTTCCATGCTTATAAAAGGTGCTTTCGTTGAGTTAAAAGTAAACATATTCCATTTTGTTACAGAACTCTATTCGGCAGGCCTGCTACTTGTACTTGTTATTATTCTCATATTTATCTATATAGATTTAGCCTTGATAATGGCTATATTTCTTGTTCCTACCAGGGTGTGGAAACATGTTGTTCAGAAAGGAGACACTGTCATTGATGCCACTTGTGGCAATGGTTTTGACACCTTAGCAATGCTTAATTTGGTTGCTGATGATTCTCATAATGGTTGTGTATATGCATTGGACATTCAAAAAGATGCTTTAGATAACACTTCACTTTTGCTGGAAGAATCACTTAATCCCAATGAGGTCAGGACTATAAACGAGCAAATAGTTTCAACTTTGAATTGGtgaaaaatattgtataaaataGTTTGTTATATAGCCGCACACAAAGTTACTAGTATAACACTTGATCCTGCTGTAGTCTTGGCACTTGAACTGGCCTAGAGCCTTTTATTTTTGGTGTAGTTAATTTGACAACAATTAAGAACTTTCATGTCACCaacaataatttcaaaatacatGCAGAAACAACTTGTCAAGCTCTTCAATATCTGCCATAGTAAAATGGAGAATGCTGTTCCAAGGAATGCCTCAGTTAGGTACTCGCTTCATGAACTTAACCTCATTCCCCTGTTCCTACTTTGTGTTTAGAAGCTAATGATAATAAATAGCTGGTGCAGTTAATTTCTTTAGTAAACCcttattttagtctctaaaattgTAAGCATTTATCAATTTAGTCcttgaatttataaaattattgctGTTGTCTCTAACTTTGCAAAACATCATTCACTTTAGTTCTTTATTTACATGAAGTGACTGTGGAAAATAAAGGGGAGAAAAGGACTCAAATAAATGACATTTGGCAATGTCAAGGATTAAAGTAAGGATTATGTAGAGTTAGGAACTAAAGTGATTTTGCTTATCATGTTGGAGACTAGGACTGGGGTATACtcgtaatttaattatattcttcATTTTATAGATTTATTGAAAACAGAATTATAACTTTTATCTTTATTCCGACTTTGTCTCATCTGCATGAATCTTATTCAAGGCTAAACAGATATGTCTCAAAATTTACaatgaattaatataaaattttcatatcatGCCATTCCACTTTCATGGTCAGGCTTTAATGGCTGATTTGATTATAGATTTAGGTTGGTAAACTCACATTTGATAAAGTCCATATGGAGCTAATCATATATTATTGTTGATTAATGATTGATTGTGTCATTCTTATTAGCTCAGTGGATTGCAATAATCATACAGGAATACAGGATACTACCCAAACAATTTTCAAAGAATAAGATAGCCTAagaattttatgttaaatttttttttttcatgtttccaTCAATTGAATATGAGTAActagaaaaaaatagtaattttgaaTGTTGATTTACAAGCCTAACCATCAGTTTAGCGTCTACTTAAACATTACATTGGTACAAAGATTATCAATATTAGTTGTAACCCTGAATAATGATTgcatttatgtatttattattataaaactacATATCATGGTGAGTGGCTATGGATACAATTTCCTGAACATTTAAGGCTTGTTTCTATCTTAATATTCTGCATAGGCTTGTTGCATTCAACTTAGGTTATCTTCCAGGCGGTGACAAAGAGATAATAACAAGATCAAAAACAACATTACTAGCATTGGAAGCTGCAAAGAGAATTCTAATGCCAGGTGGGCTTATCAGCATAGTGGTTTATGTTGGGCACCCTGGAGGAAGGTGATAATTCTAACCCTTTACTTTGTGTCATTAATATATCTTTGAAGTGCCCAATATGCCAATTTTCCATCAATGTTTTGAATTATCTATGACTTTTTGAAGCATAACTAGCTTCAGTGAAGCCTTAAGCATCTCAATTAGTTCATTAAGATATATTGAAATAGTTTTTCCTGTTTTATACAG contains the following coding sequences:
- the LOC114387730 gene encoding aspartic proteinase CDR1-like is translated as MHPLVFMVFMLLALYSPSSISTREAGEGLRGFSIDLIHRDSPLSPFYNPSLTPSERITNAALRSGSRLNRVSHFLDENNLPESLLIPENGEYLMTLYIGTPPVERLAIADTGSDLIWVQCSPCQNCFPQDTPLFEPLKSSTFKAATCDSQPCTSVPPSQRQCGKVGQCIYSYSYGDKSFTVGVVGTETLSFGSTGDAQTVSFPSSIFGCGVYNNFTFHTSDKVTGLVGLGGGPLSLVSQLGPQIGYKFSYCLLPFSSNSTSKLKFGSEAIVTTNGVVSTPLIIKPLFPSFYFLNLEAVTIGQKVVPTGRTDGNIIIDSGTVLTYLEQTFYNNFVASLQEALSVESAQDLPFPFKFCFPYRDMTIPVIAFQFTGASVALQPKNLLIKLQDRNMLCLAVVPSSLSGISIFGNVAQFDFQVVYDLEGKKVSFAPTDCTKV
- the LOC114387681 gene encoding aspartic proteinase CDR1-like — its product is MHPWVFMILALFSLSTLSSREAREGLRGFSVDLIHRDSPSSPFYNPSLTPSERIINAALRSMSRLQRVSHFLDENKLPESLLIPDKGEYLMRFYIGSPPVERLAMVDTGSSLIWLQCSPCHNCFPQETPLFEPLKSSTYKYATCDSQPCTLLQPSQRDCGKLGQCIYGCMYGDKSFSVGILGTETLSFGSTGGAQTVSFPNTIFGCGVDNNFTIYTSNKVMGIAGLGAGPLSLVSQLGAQIGHKFSYCLLPYDSTSTSKLKFGSEAIITTNGVVSTPLIIKPSLPTYYFLNLEAVTIGQKVVSTGQTDGNIVIDSGAPLTYLENTFYNNFVASLQETLGVKLLQDLPSPLKTCFPNRANLAIPDIAFQFTGASVALRPKNVLIPLTDSNILCLAVVPSSGIGISIFGSIAQYDFQVEYDLEGKKVSFAPTDCAKV
- the LOC114387121 gene encoding uncharacterized protein LOC114387121; this encodes MLSLRLWFSSLATHNTLSCSSRRSLFLVPHQILNNNTLISNTSKILSCCYEKPIKQNGIFSVASDLQSSSFSSSFPKDSPFSGLEDALVSYLFGKKRATDIAHMVWKHVVQKGDTVIDATCGNGFDTLAMLNLVADDSHNGCVYALDIQKDALDNTSLLLEESLNPNEKQLVKLFNICHSKMENAVPRNASVRLVAFNLGYLPGGDKEIITRSKTTLLALEAAKRILMPGGLISIVVYVGHPGGREELEVVESFAGRLCVENWICCKLQMLNRPCAPIPIFLFKR